A single window of Nicotiana tomentosiformis chromosome 1, ASM39032v3, whole genome shotgun sequence DNA harbors:
- the LOC138909084 gene encoding uncharacterized protein produces MQSSAWLHVIDAKTSHNVLLGKPWIHENKVVLSTYHQWLKYYEGEVEKKIIADDEPFTEAKSHFADAKLYLKNRIVKELKVDDVMNDKDDEFTAKRAEVVADKTKAIAEKVHPNPNKFHKGNILSHGTKVTPSLQYVPKKKKEEGESSNIQTNMLKGLTLQVKRIEAVKSSSMPLVRLVAQNRLQNMALLTKRIDEGLDPNTYRLFEKAGYNPNESSKLANLPSEAMTRQPREGLGYKQLSPVRISIRRASINYITVEDESATSNKPFVFDRLGKSTVRTSVFERLGPLKKENKFQRNFQSIRTPALPKIQKISKDFQSLVPSRMRRQTKLVVSYKEVLKVKPYIVAYTKEHDKDEESVGSSYHVIVLGENGVPSSMEDNTELEDVSPCYHISFNDGDPQEDEDAKYAPPELEARVKVTIDALKEVNLGTDEEPRPTYLTALLKVDEESTYIELLKEFRDVFSWSYKEMPGLHPKVAVHHLVVKNDARPIKQAQRRFRPDLVPLIETEVNKLIEARFTPEVKYTT; encoded by the coding sequence atgcaatcaagtgcatggctgcatgtgatcgatgcaaagacttcacacaacgtcttgcttggaaagccttggatacatgagaataaagtggttctatctacctaccatcaatggtTGAAATACTATGAAGGTGAAGTCGAGAAAAAGATAATTgctgatgatgagccattcaccgaggctaAGTCACACTTCGCGGATGCAAAGTTAtacttgaagaaccgcattgtgaaggagctaaaagtcGATGATGTCATGAATGACAAGGATGATGAGTTCACGGCTAAGAGAGCTGAGGTGGTTGCTGATAAAACCAAAGCTATTGCTGAGAAGGTACACCCCAACCCAAATAAGTTTCATAAAGGGAACATTTTGTCTCACGGCACGAAAGTAACTCCTTCgctccaatatgtccctaaaaagaagaaagaagaaggtgaatcatctaatatccaaactaacatgctaaaggggTTAACTCTTCAGGTCAaacgaattgaggcagtaaagtcaTCCTCAATGCCGCTTGTAAGGCTTGTTGCCCAAAATCGTTTGCAGAATATGGCACTCCTTACAAAGCGAATAGATGAAGGTTTGGATCCTAACACTTACAGGCTATTTGAAAAGGCTGGATACAATCCTAATGAGTCGTCAAAGTTAGCGAATCTACCATCAGAAGCTATGACGAGACAACCACGTGAAGGTTTAGGATACAAGCAACTGTCACCAgtgcgcatctccataagaagggcgagcatcaattatatcactgtagaagatGAATCTGCCACTTCTAACAAGCCTTttgtctttgatcgacttggaaaatcaactgtgaggacttccgtgtttgagagattgggtccattaaagaaggaGAACAAGTTCCAGAGAAATTTTCAAAGCATAAGAACACCCGCTTTGCCCAAAATCcagaagatctctaaggatttccaaagtttggttccttctagaatgaggcgacaaacaaaacttGTGGTTTCATATAAAGAAGTACTGAAAGTAAAGCCATATATTGTCGCCTACACTAAGGAACATGACAAAGatgaagaaagtgtgggttcttcgtatcatgttatTGTACTAGGCGAGAATGGTGTTCCATCTTCAATGGAGGATAATACAGAATTGGAGGATGTTTCACcatgttatcacatatccttcaacgatggggaccctcaagaagatgaagatgcaaaATATGCTCCGCCAGAACTTGAAGCAAGGGTGAAGGTAACaattgatgccttaaaagaagttaaccttggcactgatgaagaaccaagacccacTTACCTAACTGCTTTACTAAAAGttgatgaagaaagcacttatattgagttacttAAGGAGTTTAGGGATGTCTTTTCTTGGAGTTACAAAGAAATGCCTGGCTTGCACCCtaaagtagcagtccatcaccttgTGGTCAAGAATGATGCTCGTCCTAT